From Solanum stenotomum isolate F172 chromosome 2, ASM1918654v1, whole genome shotgun sequence:
tttcacccacacgccaaacatgctattttcagcgcaaatttcattcttgaagttgaaagatttgagttcttgataggtgttcttgaagttcattctaaatcttgttgtgttgggttttggatgatttcttgagatcaaagtgagtgttttaagggatgtactgagtatattagagtgtacttatgttaagtaatcaattctaagtgattgggggaagaaaccatttgatTCTAGGCGAAATAGGGCGAGAAAACGAGAAAAGAAACTTGTTaaattttctgggttgggggcctggcgcgatgcgcttgccagagcgccccaaacccacctatgaagtttaggggctggtgcCCCGCACCACCTATAGCGCCAGGGTGGCCTGCCCCACTTAGTTTGTCGTCGGTTGCCccgtttgagttcgtttaaagtgcacctccactccttttcgattctaactactttaagctacttctaaacacctaaaaccattcctaacatgatcataaccttgaattcataaatcaaattcaaggtagagttgagagtcaagtttgagagttctttcaaacCTTTTGATAAGGTCCCTTAGAGTCTTTTTTAGGAGTCTTCTACACCtattagtaacttgtttcaaaacttcagcaagtgagtatgaggatgaggagaatgtattcatgaatctactttgtcatcatgagatccctcatatcatgaaccaaaactcttgaattcataattcacattcaagagagagttaagagtaaagttcaagtaagcctttgagttcaattgtgaatcctttgagattaactatagatttgaactaagttatgagaaagtaagtaagagaatgagaagattcGTATACATGAGTCCATGTTGTTATGTAGACCATTgagtcgagttgtttcatgcccataatttcgcatgaacttcgtaagttgagcatctttcaAAGAAGTggtatattcaagttttaagcctttaagtgttgagttcctaagcccttttgagaagtatctttgagttcttgagttaagaagttcatgcttataattccgcatgaatcctTTGAGTTGAACATTCtttaaatgagtagtatcattgaagttcttaagttccaagtattgagttatatctatggttattgaaaaccttgcattgagtcattcatgtcccTAATTCGACATTAACCATATTTTAaggagtcttttacaaatgttttaactttgttttaaaacttaagctttgaagttaagtagagtaaagtcttttataaacgttttaactttgttttaagacttaagctttgaagttaagtaaagagtaagagtaaagtcttTTAtagacgttttaactttgttttaagacttaagttttgagttaagcaaagagtaaagagttgagttcatttctcaaaagttattagggaactaagtattcccaaagaagtttataaatgttttcacatttgagcaagaaaggaactatgatttccaaaagagcctttggactagttttaaaaaaagggaacatcgattccaagagagcttttaagctaagtttttgagtaattatcttaaactaaagaaagaggtgtttaaaacacatatgagctaaagcatattttgggagtagtattgagcaccgaattggggacgcgagttcatattaactcaaatctccataagaaccatgtggCTAACATGagatttaacgggtcatactttttagatgatcacgtaagttaagctagtggatccactaagttaagtaaggtcctataccGATGGCAAGgaataggatggtccttggcaacacgaggtaaagtgttgtatcatcactatagctcgtaagtgatggttatcggttagagaaactcccacaaaagttattgtatttttatatacacagttatttgtatttttacatacatttcaaagttatgttgtatccttgcatacacacaaagttgacatcatgtttttaaacagtttgtttctttatattgcacttattttaaattgctttatattgaaatgagttcggtcatgttgagttgagtacccatagtcaaatatcatatctttgagttgagtatcttatccttgagtacctctgagttgagtatttttgaATATCCTTGAGTACTCCTTGAGTTatgtaagtttgagaagaggtaagtatgtttcctgttttatcaagtttcaaacttatgtttatgctttagaattcctcttacatgctcgtacattccacgtactgagccatttggcctgcatcttctcataatgcagacacaggtattcaggatcatcaacaggagctgcgttgatacatccgagagttcgagttagctatggcgAGCCTCCTTGTTTCCGAAGGATTTCATTGACTTTTCAATTtagttaggatgtcgtgggtcttgtcccgacttccatctttatcagttagaggcttcatagatagttagtatagttgagaagtctgtatcatttattttattaaatattttaaagacttaagttgcctattttatggcgagttgaatattatttttatattcagagtacttcatttgagttaaagttttatatttcagttttattaacttttatttcaattttaagcttttgaatgcttaagttagtcttccgcttgtagtcaaccaggatgagggtttgcttggggaccagcaatggttcttgtgtgccgaccacgtccagggtgtagactcggatcCTGACAAATACACCTTCACATAGGTTTTCCCATAATTTCTTGAACCTAAGATTTTGAGAGGGGtgttcatttgaagttgactccaGTAAAAACTTATACAAAAGCTCAATTGGTAAGGAtattttcaactcaactttatgctaGGGATTTCGTATGAACTTAGTTCACATCTAATTAACTCCTATACTAAAGAATTTATCTTAAAAcctataaaatatcaaatttcattGAATCGATTTGACGTGTTACAATAAACAAAGCAATTGATATCTCGGGGTCAATTCATattgaaagaaaattaaaaattaaaactcatACATATTTACCACATATATTTAGCGTAATAACGGATTGGATCGTTACAATAAGATTTTCCTATAAGAAGCTTTTCAGGGAATTAGAGGTATATGTGCATGGAAAGCTGTTGGATATTTTTGTCATAATTAAGTGACTAAGGGATTTTTTAGGAGGAAAAAATGTAATCCCCGATGTATTTTActtatcatatttttctttgcacctttcttaaaaataataaccaaaaaaataatttgactaaattatttttataatttaatagatCAAATTAATAGTACTCTATTTTCACCATATATTTTGAGtaaagaaaaatgtagaagaaaataattaattatagcttgattttcaaaaataataattattttgaactactAGTTTTAGTAAATAGGACAACAAAAATAGATCAGATGAAGTAAAAGAGATGTGATAAAAACGAAAGAGTtctggaaaagaaaagaaaatagtcggaaagataaaaatatgaaagattATTGATGAGGAAAAGATTTCTTGAGTAGCggcaaaattttgaaatgaCACAAAAGTGATAGATATGTAATAGtgacatttaaattttttaaaaagagaattctttttaaaaaagtaacgGTGATAGATGTGTGATGATgattgttaaatttttttagaaagtgattttttttaaaaaaaagaaagacataaaagtgATAGAAaagtaatgataaaatagaTTTCTTGAGTATATTTTTTAGAGAAACATAAatataagtttaaaaaaattataaaaatattacccGTATATATAAACACACACCAAACTAACAATTAGAGGAAGATAATGAACTAAATGGTAATTACAAAGTTTgacttatatatatttggcaACAACTTTTAAGATTGACACATTGAATTTTCgctctaattttattttcttatcaaCTAAATTAAGAAGATTACAAATGATAAATCCATTGTTTAAGAAAATGTACTAAAATAAAAACTAGAGAAATATGCTTGAATTTTTTCAATGTTCTTTCATAAATTATAGTGGAGTGATTGAGATTCCTCCATCCATAACAGAATACTAAATATCATATTGAAAACCAacaagaataaagaaaaaaaagatacaaaGAACAATATTTTGTCATTAGTTTTTCCTTGAAATAATCTAAAGTAATTGAAaagaactaaaataaaatagtaataaatgtTGTACTAAAAATCAATTCTTTTATAGTCAAACTTTTTTATTCCGATCAgatcatcataatcatattatcAATGTGTATAAAAGTCTAATTATTTTTGTCATGAAGGAGTGATTGAGATTCCTCCATCCTTAATACGGATActaaatattatattgaaaaccaaaaagaaaaaaaaataaagagatacaAAAATTATTGATGGTCCCCTAGCGAACCCTTGGCGTGGCTCaatacttagcggaagacttactcaacgaTAGATGAACCCGAAAGTAGAGATTTAACTCAATGTCTCAAATACATAActcagaatattttaaagaaaacaaatttaactggccaaaagaggcaactcaagtcttaaacatttAACAATGGAAATGAAAAGAATCCTCAAAACACTATtatatatgaagcctctaagtACTacgatggatgtcgggacaagacccccgatcatcctaacaaactgaGAATAAAAGTAAAGTGTGGAGCCCtctggaaagcaaggaggctcgcCAATCAAACTCTGggactgcaagtggtatcaacggagcgcctgttgatgactctggttacatgtatctgcatcatgaaagatgcaTGTCAAATGatgtcagtacatggaatgtacgagcatgcaagggaaattctaaagcacaaacataagcttgaactgataagaaggaataatatactcacctcatctcaactcaaggatacttaAGGATACTCAAAtatactcaaagatactcaaactcggaaatactcaactcagtttaatataaaagcaacaataaagatgcattataaagaaagttttaaaaacagtaaataacaactcaatgtatttaaaaatacaatactaactctttactcttatttgggagattctctaaccgacagccatcactgagttatgtgatgatacaacatctcgcccacgctgccagaactgttctataccttgccgaagtataagacatcctcaactaattggatccactaagctatgcttaaaagcaataagaaatcatctaaaaagtatgaccctttacccgTGTTGGCAAACATagtgaggactttgagttgtctgaactcgttTCCATATCGGTTCTCAATTCtaatcccaataatataacacatgctcatatgtttaaaaacatttcatcatcctcaactttgagataaTTACCCAAAATATTCTCTTAAAAAagatagtgctcaaaactcctcatgaactcatatGGAAATCAAGGTATCCTctaattttaaatgtaaaagtatttacacttgggaatacttagttcccatatattcagtttgaaaaatgaaactcaactctcctcaccctcatactcaagtactcaagtcttaaaacaagttttaaaatgttgtaaaatacttctcaaaatgactcgaagAACTTCCTCAAACTTTACACTGaggaaaaagaattatattgaaAACGCTTCTGACCCAACCCCTTCCTTCGTAGAGCCCGTGTATTGTAAGTGATCTGAACATTCCCGGAGCGAGCCTCCCATAGAGGCAAGTGAAGTTGGACGACATACTATGATACTTTCTCTTTTGTCGAGTCCTGCTTTGATCTCTGAAAAATTCGATACATTCCGTTTTGTTTATCATCCCAGTTTTTCGCAACACTTCAggtttactttttttattaggTCCCGACTTCTTCACTATGATCTTCCAGTAGTTTATATAGGagcaactctaccttgaatttgaattataaattcaagaTTTATGACTTGGATATGCATGACTCAAGGATTAATGAAGATTTTAAGTGTGGATATCAagtagaaaacataggtacgatttGAGGGAACTCACACGGAAAGAAGGTCGAAAGGGTAGGGGACCTGGCGACCCTAACGCATTGAGTGGAGCTGGGCGCCAACCCCTAAACTACTGAAGGTGGTTtggggcgcactgagtggcaTGGTGCACCATGACCCAAACTACTAAAAGTGGTTTGGGGAGCACTGAGTGGCACGACACCCACCTATATGCCCAGATTTTGATGAATTTGCTTGCTCCAATTTCATGTCTAACTCCCTTAGAATCGAACGATTTCCCTCAAACTCTTTTGAATTCTTATACCCGACATAATTACAATGAAATCTACACCAAAACCCACCAAGAATAACACTCATTCGGAactctcacctcaagaactcaacaagaacTTTATTATCAAAGAACGAAGcacaaaacctcaagaactcaaatcattcAACCTCAAGAATGAAATTATGGATAAAAATCATATGATTGGCATGTGGATGAACAAAACCAATACTATGAGAACTTACATACCTCCtaaggatcaaatccttggcAAAACTCCTCAACAATCACAAGAATCTTGAACGAACGCTTGAATTTCTCCTTTTCCTCCTCTTgcacttctctctaaaaccctaagtgtGTTTAGGAATTGTGACAACTGATctaaatcagtttagacccctatttGGGGTAACCAAAACGTGAAAACTTAGCGGagggtaagaaaaagaccaaaatacttCTCCTTAATTCGGATGAATTTTCTTAATTGGACAGGTTGaactcaaacgggcatatctccttcattcgaactcagaatttagcaaactcggtggcgttggaaagaggactcagagatatttcattttatatctcATTgtccacctaactcatcctgtactaaacgttatggtcgtttgaagttgacccaaaaactcacaATTGGAATCTAACTTGTACAACTCCCAATTTAGctctttccaatttagttctttctaaaattagctcTTTCTAGGACCGATGTGTTACATTTTGTGATTAGTTTTTCCTTGAAATAATCCAAAGTAATTGAAAAGAGCTAAAATAAAACACTAATAAATGTTGTACTAAAAAACAAAATCCAAAGTAATTGAAAAGAACTAAAATAAAACACTAATAAATGTTGTACTAAAAATCGGTTTTTTTATAGTCAAACTTTTTTACTCcgatcatatcatcataatcatgttATCAATGCGTATAAAagtctaattatttttattatataactgCGATTAACAATCTCTTCAATCACTTCATATTAAAAACAAGTGTAAATATctattcctttttctttctattttgatTCTCCCTACAGAAAATGTTACCTGAActgaaatcaatttttgaaaatagagtattttcatcttcatcttcaactaCCTCTTCACCAATTTTCAATCCTCGTTCACAGGCCGAAAGAAATaataaacaattagaaaatCGAATCGCTGATATTCATGAAATAGATCTATTATGTGACGAATCGTTCAGTCAAattatgaaagaagaagaagagaaagaatttATCTCTGATGTTTCTTCGAAAGAAGTTGTTATGTCCGATGCTTTTTCTACCAATTGCATCATCTTCGCGTTGAATAAACGTAAGAAATTACATtctgatgaagaagaagatggaaaTGCAACAAAGACTATTTATGACGCGAATAAATTAAGTAAAATTCATGAAGAAAAAGGACAAACGGAGCATAATGGCCAGAATGAAAATCAAGAATCTAAACTACATGAAGAAAAAAGCGAGGATGGAAACCAAGAAAACACCAatggagaagaagatgaaaatgaagaaacaaaGGAAGAAGGAGATGGAACAACAGAGGAAATGGATGAAGATCAAAATGAAAGAGGAAAAATATAACGCCAATTTTCAGAACCATACGACTCTAATGTGCTGCTATGTTCTACGACTGATGAAAAAGGCGAAAATCATGTCACAAATGTCTATTGTGACttttatttcaagtttttaCGTATGTCAAATTTAATCCCTTATGTttattagtttttcttttaatatttctttNTTACTTTTGCTGAAAAcaagcccaaaggctctttgaaaatttcagtttccattcttatttaaatgtgaaaacattttaaatctctttgggaatacttagtccccatatacttttgaagaaaagaacttcaagtttactctttgcttaacttaaaacttgacCCTTAAAACGAAGGTAAAACGTTtgataaagactcttgaaaactttaagaaactttccTTTGACTTGCTTCATAACTTCTAGACTTTGACTCTTAGCTTCtatgactttgatcttaactttcctcgaattggattacggattcaaggttcatgatctcatgtttatggatgatttcatgatgtttagatgtaccttagagtgttagaatcaactaggaaacattggtacctggcgctctgagaggcgcggggcgccagccctcaaacgtCAGAGATGCTGCTGGGGCACGCTGGCTGGCGCGTCGCCCCAAGGGGTGAACTTCAGAGCCCCTTGTTGGGgccgctggctggcgcgacgccccacccctttccccaggtttttgacgatttttcttctttatttttcatctctaaaccctcataacttccatggttctttccccaaacatcTAGGATCAATATTACCCTCAACATACAACAGATTTAACTCAAAAATCCACCTggaaacacgaatcaaatcaacaagagaTTTCAACAATACaaccatcaagaactcaacgaGTTTtaaacaatgttcttcaagaactcacTTTCTTTGCattcaaacaatttaaattcactgaattgaaacaagattggcatgtgggtgaactaacccaacactatgtgtcCCCACATTCCTTGtaggatcacccccgacgaattccactcgcaaAGCTTGAACGTTCTTGGcgatttcttgatttctctcctcttttctcttctttcttctcctctccaagccctagcgtcaattctattttttctaaactgaataaagtcttgttttaccccaattaattCCTAAAACCGAAATAGGtaaattaggtaaggaaaagactagtTTACCCTTCACATATCCggatttggactttccttaatccaacaactcaacttccaaagggcataacttactcatacgaactcagaatcgcgcaaactcggcggcgttgaaAAGATCATTTCAACCATGTCtagaagtacacctaactcatcctgagctaggagttatggccgtttgaagttgaccaaaacttaacttttttctacttaaacaaattttcaaattttcattctttccaaaaatgactatttccaattattaacttcttcctagttatttcaaattgtgagatgttacaaggCCAGATGTTGGATAACGACAATTAGATCAACAATAAAAGttagaaccctaacttttggagaaaaaaaattgagttttgaatgTGAGTAGAAATCAACAGATATTGTAGTTTCAGAGTACggtattctatttttttaatgtttttttttttatataaacacTCGTTTAGAAACTATTCTAAAAAATTAGTGTGTCTACCGAGATTCAAACCCATTCCATGGGGGTGAGCGATCTAGCCAGGTGCACAGCTACCACTTGGCCAAACGCTTCCGTGTGATTATGGGTTAGcaggaaatatatatatacattgtacttcatattttaatacaaatataggtTCTACGAAAAAGCCAGTGGGTTCGGCCGAACCCCCTTCCGCTACAGTAGCTCCACCCCTGTCAGAAGGAGGGATCCCTGTGGTTTGGTTGGACCCGAGACCACTCATCCAAAAGGCACAAAGTACAATGATAATGAAACTAACACTAATTATCCTCGAAACCTGAACTGACCTACAACCATGTAACACTTCTAGAGTGATATATCAAGAATAG
This genomic window contains:
- the LOC125855774 gene encoding pheromone-processing carboxypeptidase KEX1-like; the protein is MLPELKSIFENRVFSSSSSTTSSPIFNPRSQAERNNKQLENRIADIHEIDLLCDESFSQIMKEEEEKEFISDVSSKEVVMSDAFSTNCIIFALNKRKKLHSDEEEDGNATKTIYDANKLSKIHEEKGQTEHNGQNENQESKLHEEKSEDGNQENTNGEEDENEETKEEGDGTTEEMDEDQNERGKI